In one Nostoc sp. KVJ3 genomic region, the following are encoded:
- a CDS encoding dienelactone hydrolase family protein gives MLKTTNIEINTTKVKVPNNGLEIDAYLAQPAQNGTFGAVIVFPEIFGINRNIRDITELIAKQGYVAIAPAMYQRIAPGFEADFSPEDAGFSPESYRLGLEYYQQVKYHEILSDIQAAITYLKTLPNVKDNGIGVIGFCFGGHVAYIAATLPDIKATASFYGAGITTSSYGEDTPTINRTSEIKGTIYAFFGTRDAFISQEEAEQIEAELSKYNINHCVFRYDAGHGFFAGFFKDQYPFITQNPSYNPEAAPDAWQNVLELFQNNL, from the coding sequence ATGCTAAAAACAACAAACATCGAAATTAATACTACAAAAGTCAAAGTACCCAACAATGGCTTAGAAATTGATGCTTACTTAGCTCAACCAGCACAAAATGGAACCTTTGGGGCGGTTATCGTTTTTCCAGAAATTTTTGGAATCAATCGTAATATTCGAGATATTACTGAACTAATAGCCAAACAAGGATATGTAGCAATAGCTCCGGCTATGTATCAACGTATTGCTCCCGGTTTTGAGGCTGACTTTAGTCCAGAAGATGCTGGCTTTAGCCCAGAATCATATCGGCTGGGTTTGGAATATTATCAACAAGTTAAGTATCACGAAATTTTAAGCGATATTCAAGCTGCTATTACTTACCTCAAAACTTTACCCAATGTTAAAGATAATGGAATCGGGGTCATTGGTTTCTGTTTCGGTGGTCATGTTGCTTATATAGCTGCAACTTTACCAGATATCAAAGCAACAGCTTCGTTTTACGGTGCTGGAATTACTACTTCTAGTTATGGCGAAGACACCCCAACAATCAATCGTACCTCGGAAATTAAAGGTACTATTTATGCGTTTTTTGGTACAAGAGATGCATTCATTTCGCAAGAGGAAGCCGAGCAAATCGAGGCAGAATTAAGTAAGTATAACATAAATCATTGTGTATTTAGATACGATGCAGGACACGGTTTCTTCGCCGGATTCTTCAAAGACCAATATCCATTCATAACCCAGAACCCAAGTTATAATCCCGAAGCGGCTCCTGATGCTTGGCAAAATGTTCTAGAACTTTTTCAAAATAACTTATGA
- a CDS encoding Uma2 family endonuclease has translation MISTISRRYSLDEYRAIEEKAEGRSEYRDGEIVPMAGGTLKHSRIGRNILTYFSTVMRDTQFEPINSDLRLWIPEYRRGVYPDVMIFDGEPQLNGDRLDEVLNPTLIVEVLSPSTTDYDRLSKFRMYRSIGSFSEYLLVEQDEPFVERYSKQAQGWLLSEFSGLERSISLDSVSIELAMAEIYRSVVFE, from the coding sequence ATGATTTCTACTATCTCGCGCCGCTACAGCTTGGATGAATATCGCGCGATCGAAGAAAAAGCCGAAGGACGCAGCGAATATCGAGATGGAGAAATTGTACCTATGGCCGGAGGAACGCTCAAACATAGCCGCATCGGTCGGAACATTCTCACCTATTTTAGTACTGTGATGCGCGATACTCAATTCGAGCCAATTAACAGTGATTTACGGCTGTGGATTCCCGAATATCGACGTGGGGTATATCCAGACGTAATGATTTTTGACGGCGAACCGCAACTAAATGGCGATCGTTTAGATGAAGTCTTGAATCCCACGCTGATTGTTGAAGTTCTATCTCCTTCCACCACAGATTACGACCGACTCAGTAAATTTCGGATGTATCGCTCAATTGGAAGTTTTAGCGAGTATTTATTAGTCGAGCAAGATGAACCTTTTGTGGAACGCTATAGTAAACAGGCTCAAGGTTGGTTGCTCAGTGAATTTAGCGGCTTGGAGCGTTCTATTTCTTTGGATTCAGTTAGTATTGAATTGGCGATGGCAGAAATTTATCGCAGCGTTGTTTTTGAGTAA
- a CDS encoding histidine phosphatase family protein has translation MSLTLYFLRHGQTECSRNNSFCGSIDSELTPEGLEMAKAFADAYSSMDWTAIFCSPMRRTVLTAKPLCAAINIEPQLRDGLKEINYGKWEGKTPEVISSEYHDDYIRWSADPAWNAPTGGEMAVTIASRALQVIEEIKQNYTSGNVLVVSHKATIRILLCSFLGIDVGRFRFRLGCPVASVSIVEFTSHGPLLKVLADRNHLDKRLRNLPGT, from the coding sequence ATGAGCCTAACTCTTTATTTTCTCCGTCACGGACAAACAGAATGCAGTCGCAATAATTCCTTTTGTGGTTCCATAGACTCAGAACTTACCCCAGAAGGTTTGGAGATGGCAAAGGCTTTTGCAGACGCATATAGTTCTATGGATTGGACAGCAATATTTTGTAGTCCAATGCGGCGAACTGTATTGACAGCAAAACCCTTATGTGCAGCAATCAATATAGAACCACAACTTAGAGATGGTTTAAAGGAAATAAACTATGGTAAATGGGAAGGAAAAACCCCAGAAGTAATTAGTAGTGAATATCACGATGATTATATTCGCTGGTCAGCAGACCCAGCTTGGAATGCTCCAACTGGCGGAGAAATGGCTGTTACAATTGCTTCTCGCGCCTTGCAGGTAATTGAAGAAATCAAGCAAAATTACACGAGTGGTAATGTTTTAGTTGTTTCACACAAGGCAACCATCAGAATTCTTCTGTGTAGTTTCTTGGGGATTGATGTGGGACGCTTCCGTTTTCGTTTGGGCTGCCCTGTGGCTTCGGTCAGTATTGTAGAATTTACCTCACATGGGCCGTTGTTAAAGGTTTTGGCAGACCGTAATCATTTAGATAAGCGGTTGCGTAATTTACCGGGGACGTGA
- a CDS encoding hydrogenase maturation protease, which translates to MLTIIGCGNLNRSDDAVGVIIAQRLQKYLAENPYPHVQVYDCGTAGMEVMFQARGSKQLVIIDASSTGSEPGAVFKVPGKELEALPEPSYNLHDFRWDNALAAGRKIFQNDFPEDVTVYLIEAANLALGLELSPAIKHSADLVFEEVATLISQNKVVPL; encoded by the coding sequence ATGCTAACTATTATTGGTTGCGGAAATCTCAATCGCAGTGACGACGCAGTAGGCGTAATCATTGCCCAACGCTTACAAAAATATCTAGCTGAAAACCCTTATCCTCATGTGCAGGTTTATGACTGTGGCACCGCAGGGATGGAAGTAATGTTTCAAGCTAGAGGTAGTAAACAATTAGTAATTATTGATGCAAGTTCAACAGGTTCTGAACCGGGTGCTGTGTTTAAAGTTCCAGGAAAAGAACTGGAAGCTTTACCAGAACCTAGTTATAACTTGCATGATTTTCGCTGGGATAATGCTTTAGCCGCCGGACGGAAAATCTTTCAAAATGACTTTCCCGAAGATGTCACAGTTTATTTAATTGAGGCTGCAAATCTTGCCTTGGGACTAGAATTAAGTCCTGCTATCAAACATTCTGCCGATTTAGTTTTTGAAGAAGTAGCTACACTCATCAGCCAAAATAAAGTTGTGCCCTTATGA
- a CDS encoding type II toxin-antitoxin system RelE family toxin, which yields MSYNIEFKSEANIGFETLTSTIQERILRKVCWLSENFEDLTPQALSSDLSGLFKLRIGDYRVIYSFDTEAQLITIHQVGHRRDIYN from the coding sequence ATGAGCTACAATATCGAATTTAAATCAGAGGCGAATATCGGGTTTGAAACTCTCACCTCAACTATTCAAGAGCGCATCCTGCGTAAAGTTTGCTGGTTGTCTGAGAACTTTGAGGACTTAACCCCTCAAGCTTTGAGTTCTGATTTAAGCGGTTTGTTCAAACTCAGAATTGGGGACTACCGAGTTATTTATTCCTTTGATACTGAAGCACAACTCATTACAATTCATCAAGTTGGGCATCGCCGTGATATTTACAATTAA
- the uvrB gene encoding excinuclease ABC subunit UvrB — MTEFCLQAPFSPTGDQPQAIAQLTASIQSGNRYQTLLGATGTGKTFSVAAVIEKIGKPTLVLAHNKTLAAQLCNELRDFFPNNAVEYFVSYYDYYQPEAYIPVTDTYIEKTAAINDEIDMLRHSATRSLFERRDVIVVASISCIYGLGMPSEYLKAAIPLQIGMEVNQRQILRDLANVQYSRNDIEMGRGKFRVRGDVLEIGPAYEDRIIRVEFFGDEIDAIRYIDPVTGEILKSLEAVNVYPARHFVTPEERLEGACHDIAAELKQQKLDLEQAGKLLEAQRIDQRTRYDLEMLREVGYCNGVENYSRHLAGRQAGESPECLIDYFPKDWLLVIDESHVTVPQIRGMYNGDQARKKVLIEHGFRLPSAADNRPLKAEEFWQKVNQCIFVSATPGNWEIEVSEDHVIEQVIRPTGVVDPEISVRPTEGQIDDLLGEIKDRADRHERVLITTLTKRMAEDLTEYLQDRSIRVRYLHSEITSIERIEILQNLREGKFDVLVGVNLLREGLDLPEVSLVAIMDADKEGFLRTERSLIQTIGRAARHVQGQAILYADNMTGSMIKAIDETDRRRGIQTAHNRLHGIIPQPIVKKSSNAILAFLDVSRRLNATDLKVVDEHIDELPLEQIPGLITLLEAQMKEAAKKLEFEEAGKLRDRIKHLRDKMLGR, encoded by the coding sequence ATGACAGAATTTTGTCTTCAAGCTCCCTTTAGTCCCACAGGCGATCAACCACAAGCGATCGCACAATTAACTGCTAGTATCCAATCAGGCAACCGTTACCAAACTTTACTAGGAGCTACTGGAACTGGTAAGACATTTTCGGTAGCAGCAGTTATTGAGAAAATTGGCAAGCCTACTTTAGTTCTGGCGCATAATAAAACCCTGGCTGCACAGCTTTGTAACGAACTGCGAGATTTCTTTCCCAACAATGCAGTTGAGTATTTCGTTAGCTACTACGATTACTATCAGCCAGAAGCCTATATTCCCGTTACGGATACTTATATTGAAAAAACGGCGGCAATTAATGATGAAATAGATATGTTGCGGCATTCAGCGACGCGATCGCTGTTTGAACGCCGTGATGTCATTGTCGTTGCTTCCATCAGTTGCATCTACGGTTTAGGAATGCCATCAGAATATCTCAAAGCTGCCATCCCCCTTCAGATAGGTATGGAAGTAAATCAACGCCAAATTTTACGGGATTTAGCAAATGTTCAATACAGCCGCAACGACATCGAAATGGGGCGAGGCAAGTTTCGCGTCCGAGGTGATGTCTTAGAAATTGGCCCAGCTTATGAAGACCGAATTATTCGCGTAGAATTCTTTGGCGATGAAATTGACGCGATTCGCTATATCGATCCGGTGACAGGTGAAATTCTCAAAAGTTTGGAAGCGGTGAATGTTTACCCCGCACGTCACTTTGTCACGCCAGAAGAACGCTTAGAAGGAGCTTGTCATGACATTGCAGCCGAGTTAAAACAGCAAAAACTAGACTTAGAACAAGCTGGCAAATTATTAGAAGCGCAACGCATAGATCAACGTACACGCTATGACTTAGAAATGCTGCGCGAAGTAGGTTATTGCAACGGCGTTGAAAACTATTCCCGTCACTTAGCAGGAAGACAAGCTGGAGAATCACCAGAATGTTTAATTGATTATTTTCCCAAAGATTGGCTATTAGTTATCGATGAATCTCACGTGACAGTGCCACAAATTCGGGGGATGTATAACGGCGATCAAGCGAGAAAAAAAGTTTTAATTGAACATGGATTTCGGCTTCCTAGCGCTGCTGATAACCGTCCTTTGAAAGCAGAAGAATTTTGGCAAAAGGTGAATCAGTGTATTTTTGTTTCTGCAACTCCCGGAAATTGGGAAATAGAAGTTTCAGAAGACCATGTAATTGAGCAAGTTATTCGACCCACTGGGGTGGTCGATCCAGAAATTTCTGTGCGTCCTACAGAAGGACAAATTGATGATTTGTTAGGCGAAATTAAAGATAGAGCCGATCGCCATGAACGAGTATTAATTACCACATTAACCAAGCGCATGGCGGAAGATTTAACCGAATATTTGCAAGACCGCAGTATCAGGGTACGGTATTTACATTCCGAGATTACTTCTATTGAGCGCATTGAGATTTTGCAGAATTTGCGCGAGGGAAAATTTGATGTATTAGTTGGTGTGAACTTGCTGCGGGAAGGTTTAGATTTACCCGAAGTTTCCTTAGTAGCAATTATGGATGCAGATAAAGAAGGTTTCTTGCGAACCGAGCGTTCTTTAATTCAAACTATTGGTAGAGCCGCTCGTCACGTCCAAGGACAAGCGATTTTATATGCCGATAATATGACAGGTAGCATGATTAAAGCCATTGATGAAACAGACAGGCGGCGTGGGATTCAAACAGCACATAATCGACTGCATGGAATTATACCGCAACCGATTGTCAAAAAATCAAGTAATGCGATTTTGGCTTTTTTAGATGTATCTCGGCGGTTAAATGCCACTGACTTGAAAGTAGTCGATGAACATATAGATGAACTGCCATTAGAACAGATTCCAGGGTTGATTACTCTATTAGAAGCGCAGATGAAAGAAGCGGCGAAGAAACTGGAATTTGAAGAGGCGGGTAAATTGCGCGATCGCATTAAACATCTGCGGGATAAAATGTTGGGACGTTAA
- a CDS encoding CsbD family protein, with protein sequence MSIEDRAKAAAKNVEGKAQEALGNITGDPEDKAKGKAKQAESEVRHGIEDVKDNVKKSID encoded by the coding sequence ATGAGTATTGAAGATCGCGCAAAGGCAGCTGCTAAAAATGTTGAAGGTAAAGCCCAAGAAGCATTAGGAAATATCACTGGAGATCCAGAAGATAAAGCTAAAGGCAAAGCAAAGCAAGCTGAAAGCGAAGTCCGTCATGGCATTGAAGACGTGAAAGATAACGTCAAGAAAAGTATTGACTAA
- a CDS encoding nitroreductase family protein, producing the protein MPSSQISGKAYHEATKHSYLSVQLDPNYVDASTQPSSYKVYPKFYRRVKLNLNNPVHSFISLTSAITLEKMYKDGPYKLRVNPSAGALYPTEVYVQVRSVEGMVDGIYHLEVENNCLTLIYELIDDGLESYIIPGKCINGFIFFISCVYYRSSWKYQNRSIRYCFLDSGHHLGAVAASAFLHNRDIQLIFDFDKLTLNSDLGFENKEFITACAMSGEIQDKKIRRLRLKVPFVSGTDYFESNQFIEDAYQATTLQKSRQQKLEYSQFDFNKDKFYQVVWDRRSIRRFRKESISQEDYLYIVQQLEKSIPTENYEEIEIYSVVHRVEGMTPGLYKGTYLVKTGNFSEKTGYLCINQAIAKDSAVTLFFVSDYLNYQAAMQIAGFLGQRLYLTSNYLGIQCSGIGAYYDDETKELLETNKDVLYGMVIGI; encoded by the coding sequence ATGCCATCAAGTCAGATATCAGGTAAAGCTTATCATGAAGCGACTAAACATTCTTACTTATCTGTACAACTCGATCCAAATTATGTAGATGCCTCAACACAACCATCTTCATATAAAGTTTATCCAAAATTTTATCGAAGAGTGAAATTAAATCTCAATAATCCTGTTCATTCTTTTATTTCATTAACCAGTGCGATAACTCTGGAGAAAATGTATAAAGATGGCCCTTATAAACTACGAGTGAATCCATCAGCAGGCGCTTTGTATCCTACAGAAGTTTACGTACAGGTTCGCAGTGTTGAGGGAATGGTAGATGGTATATATCATCTAGAAGTTGAGAATAATTGTCTAACTCTCATCTATGAATTAATTGATGATGGTTTAGAGAGTTATATTATACCGGGTAAATGTATCAACGGATTCATCTTTTTTATTAGTTGTGTTTATTATAGGTCTAGCTGGAAATATCAAAATAGAAGCATCAGATATTGCTTCTTAGATAGCGGACATCATTTAGGTGCAGTTGCAGCTTCAGCTTTTCTCCACAACCGAGATATACAACTAATTTTTGACTTTGATAAACTCACTCTCAATTCAGATTTGGGATTTGAGAATAAAGAGTTTATTACTGCTTGTGCGATGTCAGGAGAAATACAAGACAAAAAAATTAGACGCTTAAGGCTGAAAGTTCCTTTTGTTTCCGGTACTGATTATTTTGAATCCAATCAATTTATTGAAGATGCCTATCAAGCAACTACTCTACAAAAGAGTCGCCAGCAGAAATTAGAGTATTCTCAATTTGACTTTAACAAGGATAAATTTTATCAAGTTGTTTGGGATAGACGTTCTATTAGACGTTTCCGGAAAGAGTCTATTTCTCAAGAAGACTATTTATATATAGTGCAGCAACTTGAGAAGTCAATACCGACAGAAAACTATGAGGAAATAGAAATTTACTCAGTGGTGCATCGAGTAGAGGGAATGACACCTGGGTTATATAAAGGTACGTATCTGGTTAAAACGGGTAATTTTAGTGAGAAGACGGGTTACTTATGTATTAATCAGGCTATTGCTAAAGATAGCGCTGTAACTTTATTTTTTGTGTCAGATTATTTAAACTATCAAGCTGCTATGCAAATAGCTGGTTTTCTCGGACAAAGACTTTATTTAACTAGTAATTATTTGGGGATTCAGTGTAGTGGAATAGGTGCTTATTATGATGATGAAACCAAGGAATTATTAGAAACAAATAAAGATGTACTTTATGGAATGGTGATTGGAATATAA
- a CDS encoding ankyrin repeat domain-containing protein has protein sequence MSELNRQELSKETIQWLIGKSYSPGDLNQPGENGDTALMKATREGVYAVVKELIDAGVDINARNSDRNNALWFACFGNHYDLINLLLAVNINIDNQNDNGATVLMYAASAGKTEVVKLLLQHHPNLYLKNLDDYKAIDFASNVEVLRILKNAIKSDIR, from the coding sequence ATGAGTGAGTTAAACAGACAGGAACTGAGTAAAGAAACAATCCAATGGCTAATAGGAAAAAGCTATAGTCCTGGGGATTTGAATCAACCAGGGGAAAATGGCGATACAGCTTTGATGAAAGCTACAAGAGAAGGAGTTTATGCAGTCGTCAAAGAACTAATTGATGCAGGTGTGGATATCAATGCTCGAAATAGCGATCGCAACAATGCTTTGTGGTTTGCTTGTTTTGGTAATCACTACGATTTAATTAATTTACTACTGGCTGTCAATATTAACATTGATAACCAAAATGATAACGGTGCAACTGTTTTAATGTACGCAGCTTCAGCCGGAAAGACAGAAGTCGTCAAGTTACTTTTACAGCATCATCCTAACTTATATTTGAAAAATTTAGACGACTATAAAGCGATAGATTTCGCCAGCAATGTAGAAGTTTTAAGGATACTTAAAAATGCCATCAAGTCAGATATCAGGTAA